A single genomic interval of Sceloporus undulatus isolate JIND9_A2432 ecotype Alabama chromosome 2, SceUnd_v1.1, whole genome shotgun sequence harbors:
- the LOC121923333 gene encoding histone H1.10, translating into MSVELEEADLPLAEADEEDEEEDDEEEEEEEALAPEKKGGKGKGGGGGGSALSPSKKKNKKKNQPGKYSQLVVESIRKLGERNGSSLAKIYSEAKKVPWFDQQNGRTYLKYSIKALVQNDTLLQVKGTGANGSFKLNRKKLEGGEGGGGGGGSPGGGGGGAGGAHPKASHKKAAPVAPRKAENKPLGKAGAGAGAGGKKLEKKASHKKGAAAAAAAAASAALASASAKKEKAKAKKTTTTAMSAGKKGAASPAAKKAKKPAKALKSRK; encoded by the coding sequence ATGTCTGTGGAGCTGGAGGAAGCCGACCTGCCTCTCGCCGAGGCGGATgaggaagacgaggaggaggacgacgaagaggaggaggaggaggaggccttagCCCCGGAGAAGAAGGGCGGCAAAGGGAAAGGGGGCGGAGGCGGCGGTTCGGCGCTCTCCCCttcgaagaagaagaacaagaagaagaaccagCCCGGGAAGTACAGCCAGCTGGTGGTGGAGTCCATCCGGAAGCTGGGCGAGCGAAACGGCTCCTCCTTGGCCAAGATCTACAGCGAGGCCAAGAAGGTGCCTTGGTTCGACCAGCAGAACGGCCGCACGTACCTCAAGTACTCCATCAAGGCCCTGGTCCAGAACGACACCCTCCTCCAGGTCAAGGGCACCGGCGCCAACGGCTCCTTCAAGCTCAACAGGAAGAAGCTGGAGGGAGgcgaaggcggaggaggaggaggagggagccccgggggaggaggaggaggagcgggggGCGCCCACCCCAAGGCCTCCCACAAGAAGGCCGCCCCCGTCGCCCCCCGCAAGGCGGAGAACAAGCCCCTGGGGAAGGCCGGGGCCGGGGCAGGAGCAGGAGGGAAGAAGCTGGAGAAGAAGGCCTCGCACAAGAAGggcgccgctgctgctgctgccgccgctgcctcTGCCGCCTTAGCCTCGGCCTCCGCCAAGAAGGAGAAGGCCAAGGCCAAGAAGACGACGACGACGGCCATGTCGGCCGGGAAGAAAGGAGCCGCCTCCCCGGCTGCTAAGAAGGCCAAGAAGCCCGCCAAGGCCCTCAAGAGCAggaagtga